One Lacticaseibacillus rhamnosus genomic window carries:
- a CDS encoding glycosyltransferase family 2 protein, with protein sequence MALPVLWIVIPCYNEEKVLPITAPRFLKKLTEFIQKKRIAQNSRVLFVDDGSKDRTWSLIQEFSQADDHFLGIQQSRNRGHQNAVLAGLMTAKDHCDVTISIDADGQDDLNAMNDMLTAYEDGCEVVYGVRSDRKSDSWFKRVSAQSFYRFLRLMGVDVVYNHADYRLASSKVLQHLADFKEVNLFLRGMFPLVGFKSTSVYYQRHERLAGKSHYSLSKMVALAINGVTSLSIKPIVFIAELGGIVSLFGFVGTIWAVLMAFRGATVAGWASIVCIVSFMGGIQLLSLGVIGEYVGKTYLESKHRPRFIISQQTWQSEERHTKDESEKLK encoded by the coding sequence ATGGCGCTTCCAGTATTGTGGATCGTAATACCCTGCTATAACGAAGAGAAAGTTTTACCGATCACGGCGCCTAGATTTTTAAAAAAACTAACTGAATTCATTCAGAAAAAGCGGATTGCGCAAAATAGCCGTGTCCTTTTTGTCGATGATGGGTCAAAAGATCGCACATGGTCTTTGATTCAGGAGTTTTCGCAAGCGGACGACCATTTTTTAGGCATTCAGCAAAGTCGAAACCGGGGCCATCAAAATGCAGTTTTGGCTGGTTTAATGACCGCTAAAGACCACTGTGACGTGACTATCTCTATTGATGCGGACGGTCAGGATGATCTCAATGCTATGAACGACATGTTGACGGCTTATGAAGATGGCTGTGAGGTTGTTTATGGGGTTCGGTCCGATCGAAAAAGTGATTCATGGTTTAAACGGGTAAGTGCTCAGAGCTTTTACCGATTTCTACGTCTCATGGGTGTGGATGTCGTTTACAATCATGCCGACTATCGCTTAGCAAGTAGTAAAGTGCTTCAACACTTGGCAGATTTTAAGGAAGTCAATTTGTTTCTTCGCGGAATGTTTCCACTTGTTGGCTTCAAAAGCACCTCGGTTTACTATCAACGGCATGAACGGCTAGCAGGAAAGAGCCATTACTCCCTGTCTAAGATGGTGGCGTTGGCAATTAATGGCGTCACAAGTCTGTCTATCAAACCGATTGTGTTTATTGCCGAACTTGGAGGCATTGTCAGTCTTTTCGGCTTTGTCGGAACCATTTGGGCAGTTCTGATGGCTTTTCGCGGGGCCACGGTTGCCGGATGGGCCTCTATTGTTTGTATTGTTTCATTTATGGGAGGCATTCAGTTACTAAGCTTAGGGGTTATTGGTGAGTATGTCGGTAAGACCTATCTGGAAAGTAAACACCGTCCCCGTTTTATTATTAGTCAACAAACATGGCAGAGTGAAGAGCGCCATACCAAAGACGAGTCTGAAAAGCTTAAGTGA
- the wecB gene encoding non-hydrolyzing UDP-N-acetylglucosamine 2-epimerase yields MAKIKVMTVFGTRPEAIKMAPVVLGLKQRSDEFEEVTVVTGQHREMLDQVLSIFHIQPSYDLNIMKSRQTLADITSNVLLKLGQIIAKEKPDIVLVHGDTTTTFAASVSAFYQQTKVGHVEAGLRTWEKYSPYPEEMNRQLTDVLSDLYFAPTEQSRTNLLKEHHPEKQIFVTGNTAIDALDQTVRDDYHHQVLELIDPDKKMILVTMHRRENQGEPMRRVFKVMREVVETHPDIEIIYPVHLNPVVQEAADSILGHHPRIHLIAPLDVVDFHNLAARSYFIMTDSGGVQEEAPSLGKPVLVLRGTTERPEGVQAGTLKLVGTDPKTVKTAMLQLLDDDQEYQRMSEAKNPYGDGHASQRILDAILYEFGKKATRPVAFK; encoded by the coding sequence TTGGCAAAGATCAAAGTTATGACAGTATTTGGAACCCGGCCAGAAGCAATCAAGATGGCGCCGGTCGTTTTGGGACTTAAGCAGCGAAGTGATGAATTCGAGGAAGTTACTGTAGTGACAGGCCAGCATCGAGAAATGCTTGACCAAGTGCTTTCAATTTTCCATATTCAGCCTAGCTACGATTTAAACATTATGAAGTCTCGACAAACATTGGCAGATATCACAAGCAACGTTTTACTTAAATTGGGCCAGATTATTGCAAAGGAAAAGCCAGATATTGTGTTAGTTCATGGCGACACGACCACAACATTTGCTGCTAGTGTTTCTGCTTTTTATCAGCAGACCAAGGTGGGCCACGTTGAAGCTGGGTTACGAACATGGGAAAAATATAGTCCTTACCCTGAAGAAATGAATCGCCAGTTAACGGATGTCTTGAGCGACCTGTATTTTGCGCCAACCGAGCAGAGTCGTACCAACCTTTTGAAAGAGCATCACCCGGAAAAACAGATTTTTGTGACCGGAAACACGGCTATTGATGCCTTGGACCAAACTGTTCGGGATGATTATCACCACCAAGTACTTGAGTTAATTGATCCGGACAAAAAAATGATTCTTGTCACCATGCATCGTCGCGAAAATCAAGGCGAGCCGATGCGGCGAGTATTCAAAGTGATGCGAGAAGTTGTCGAAACACACCCAGATATTGAGATTATTTATCCTGTCCATTTAAATCCGGTTGTACAGGAAGCCGCTGATTCAATACTGGGTCATCATCCGAGAATTCATTTGATTGCACCGCTTGATGTGGTTGACTTTCACAATCTTGCCGCACGTAGCTATTTCATCATGACGGATTCCGGTGGTGTTCAAGAAGAGGCACCGTCCCTAGGTAAGCCGGTCCTGGTGCTTCGCGGTACAACGGAGCGTCCTGAAGGGGTTCAGGCGGGTACACTTAAATTAGTGGGAACAGATCCAAAGACTGTCAAGACTGCAATGTTGCAACTTTTGGACGATGATCAGGAATATCAGCGAATGTCCGAAGCCAAGAATCCTTATGGCGACGGCCATGCTTCACAGCGCATTTTAGACGCTATTTTATATGAATTTGGGAAAAAGGCAACTCGCCCGGTAGCATTTAAGTAG